One Leptolyngbya subtilissima AS-A7 genomic window, AGGCCCAACTAGCCGCGGTGCTTGCCGACTTTGGCCCCCTCAGCGTAGTGGTTAACAACGCTGGCATGGGCTACACCGGGGCGTTAGCCACCATGCCTTTAGCCGACTGGCAACAGGTGATGGATTTGAACGTTACCAGCGTTTTTCAATGCATCCAGGTGGTGCTGCCCGTGCTGCGGCAGGGCGGTGGCGGCACTATCGTCAACATCGCTTCCATTGCAGCCCGGTCGGCTTTTCCTGACTGGGGAGCGTATACCGTGAGCAAAGCCGCCATTGTGGCCCTGTCGCGGGTTCTAGCCGCAGAAGAGCGCACCCACGGCATCCGGGTGGTAACGGTATCACCGGGGGCGGTTAACACCCCGATTTGGGATACCGATACGGTGCAGGCCGATTTTGATCGGTCGTCCATGCTAACGCCAGAGATCGTGGCTCAGACCGTTTTGCACACCATTCTCTTGCCCCCCGAGGCGGTGATCGAAGACCTCACCCTAATGCCCGCAGGCGGTGCCCTGTAACTAGTTTTTTACCCTGTTGTGACCTGGCCAGCTCAGCGAGTGGCCTCAATTTTGTTGAACCTCTAGAGTATTTAGAAACCCTATGACTATCGCATCCTCAAATAGCCTGAACGACAAAGCTGCTAGCAGCACTGGCACTAACGGTGGTGAACTCAAAGGTAAGACCCC contains:
- a CDS encoding SDR family oxidoreductase, with protein sequence MQNPVSSDLPRRALVTGASRGIGKAIAQALALAGYDVALLGRSLETLQPVQEELSTHGVLAKAYAVDLAQVEGLQAQLAAVLADFGPLSVVVNNAGMGYTGALATMPLADWQQVMDLNVTSVFQCIQVVLPVLRQGGGGTIVNIASIAARSAFPDWGAYTVSKAAIVALSRVLAAEERTHGIRVVTVSPGAVNTPIWDTDTVQADFDRSSMLTPEIVAQTVLHTILLPPEAVIEDLTLMPAGGAL